The Vigna unguiculata cultivar IT97K-499-35 chromosome 6, ASM411807v1, whole genome shotgun sequence genome contains a region encoding:
- the LOC114188704 gene encoding peptide methionine sulfoxide reductase-like yields the protein MNLLSRLVGLGSPRAAENINSAAAQGPDDDIPEPVQQFAQFGAGCFWGVELAFQRAAGVTKTEVGYSQGLLHNPSYEDVCTGTTHHSEVVRVQYDPNECSYESLLGLFWARHDPTALNRQGNDVGTQYRSGIYFYTPEQEKAATESLEQQQKKLNRKIVTEILPAKKFYRAEEYHQQYLEKGGRFGSKQSASKGCNDPIRCYG from the exons ATGAACTTGTTGAGCAGACTCGTCGGGTTGGGTAGCCCAAGGGCAGCAGAAAACATTAACTCAGCAGCTGCTCAAGGACCAGATGATGACATACCCGAACCAGTTCAACAGTTTGCCCAGTTTGGTGCTGGCTGCTTTTGGGGTGTTGAGCTGGCCTTCCAGAGAGCAGCGGGGGTGACCAAGACAGAAGTTGGTTATAGCCAAGGGCTACTGCATAATCCAAGCTATGAGGATGTGTGTACAGGGACCACACACCACTCGGAGGTTGTCAGGGTCCAATATGACCCCAATGAATGTAGCTATGAGAGTTTGCTTGGTTTGTTCTGGGCTAGACATGATCCTACTGCACTGAATCGGCAG GGTAATGATGTGGGAACACAATACAGGTCTGGAATATACTTTTACACACCTGAACAAGAGAAGGCAGCCACAGAGTCCTTGGAACAGCAACAGAAGAAGCTGAACAGGAAGATTGTTACTGAGATTCTTCCTGCCAAGAAGTTCTACAGGGCAGAAGAATACCATCAACAGTACCTCGAGAAAGGTGGCAGATTTGGCTCCAAGCAATCTGCTTCAAAGGGATGCAACGATCCAATTCGATGCTATGGTTAG